Proteins encoded by one window of Panicum virgatum strain AP13 chromosome 7N, P.virgatum_v5, whole genome shotgun sequence:
- the LOC120682464 gene encoding uncharacterized protein LOC120682464, whose product MPVLGSPFARGDLPAGDVDPDYLYFLQHIRVDGDSYVLELPANGSSPPSVLRYEAPLGSSSDGECVSDPSPGRLSTNGRAEERDSSASLEVRPAWYDSLDDVDEDYRLFLQHTRLVDGQLVLEIGGVVINYDQPVVEGPQREKVTQRVVEPAVPSPGKGVSLGAGSDEVGSGAPATAVPEQYACDWRADPSPGREVKKEKDGGDEGLSDAADVGTMKGVYWVASSSDGRRGGRRTSSGGKVEQELGIVWPTHITRRPDSDFKCRLIEALTQPVAQKEYYRLFDMVTLRTPLMKLRQVRNETKFYPTEEMGSSYLDHYPDLAEQIMNNGRRNGLALMRGFLFWLQNNAHDDQFKPWVDDSKDQEVIPVMD is encoded by the exons ATGCCGGTTCTCGGCTCCCCGTTCGCCCGCGGCGacctccccgccggcgacgtCGACCCCGACTACCTCTACTTCCTCCAGCACATCCGCGTCGACGGCGACTCTTACGTCCTCGAGCTCCCGGCCAACGGCTCCTCCCCGCCCTCGGTCCTCAGGTACGAGGCCCCGCTCGGCAGCTCCTCCGACGGCGAGTGCGTCTCCGACCCCTCCCCGGGCCGGCTCAGCACCAACGGCCGCGCTGAGGAGAGGGACTCGTCGGCGTCCTTGGAGGTGAGGCCCGCGTGGTACGATTCTCTCGATGACGTCGACGAGGACTACCGCCTCTTCCTGCAGCACACGCGCCTGGTGGATGGCCAATTGGTTCTCGAGATCGGGGGCGTCGTCATCAACTACGATCAGCCGGTTGTGGAGGGACCTCAGAGGGAGAAGGTTACGCAGCGGGTGGTAGAGCCGGCCGTTCCTTCACCAGGGAAAGGGGTCAGTCTTGGCGCGGGGAGCGATGAGGTTGGCTCTGGTGCTCCGGCAACAGCTGTTCCGGAGCAGTACGCGTGCGATTGGCGTGCGGATCCATCACCAGGGCGTGAGGtgaagaaggagaaggatgGCGGAGATGAGGGCCTGTCGGATGCAGCGGATGTAGGTACGATGAAGGGCGTGTATTGGGTGGCGAGCTCAAGCGACGGCCGTCGTGGCGGACGCCGTACAAGTTCG GGGGGAAAGGTAGAACAGGAACTAGGTATTGTATGGCCAACACATATCACTCGGAGGCCAGATTCAGATTTCAAGTGTAGGTTGATTGAGGCCCTTACACAGCCAGTTGCTCAGAAAGAGTATTATAGATTGTTTGACATGGTTACTCTCCGTACTCCGTTAATGAAGCTACGGCAGGTCCGCAATGAAACAAAATTCTATCCTACAGAAGAAATGGGCAGTTCATATTTGGACCACTACCCAG ATCTCGCTGAACAAATTATGAACAATGGTCGTCGCAATGGTCTAGCTCTGATGCGTGGGTTTCTGTTCTGGTTGCAG AACAATGCTCATGACGATCAGTTCAAGCCATGGGTCGATGATTCCAAAGATCAAGAGGTTATTCCTGTGATGGACTGA
- the LOC120682590 gene encoding GATA transcription factor 6-like, with the protein MLHQTLTPSSLPPSVSASSSPFLHASDAATAPPGGSSPSSPSVFPRGSTMPSLAHHHSPMDDGRMGALKSNNGFPPEETAEDAAAAAAGAFVEKDGFSVEDLLDLEEFCEPDKESAEDVEAPPPAASAAAEVKSNEDSQPLSVVTYELPPPPPEIVDLPAHDVEELEWVSRIMDDSLSELPPQPQPSAALVASMAARPPLAQQRRAPLVHDGAYRALPAAPGPLRTLTICALSTEALVPVKAKRSKRTRGPGWSLSGASFLSDSASSSSTTTTSSCSSSGSFSPFVLLDSVPFGGLELGEGYYNHFLPAPPSKKSKHAGSKHKPKKRGRKPKHLPPNPSAAGAAAQQPAPGDRRCSHCGVQKTPQWRAGPEGAKTLCNACGVRYKSGRLLPEYRPACSPTFVSDIHSNSHRKVLEMRRKKEPATAAAPAVASF; encoded by the exons ATGCTCCACCAAACGCTCACCCCTTCCTCCTTGCCCCCCTCcgtctccgcctcctcctcgcctttCCTCCACGCCTCCGACGCCGCCACAGCGCCACCGGGTggttcctccccctcctcccccagCGTCTTCCCGCGAGGCTCCACCATGCCTTCCCTCGCGCACCACCATAGCCCCATG GATGATGGGAGGATGGGCGCGCTGAAGAGTAATAATGGCTTCCCGCCGGAGGAGACGGCggaggacgccgcggcggcggccgccggtgcgtttgttgagaagGACGGGTTCTCGGTCGAGGACCTGCTGGACCTTGAGGAGTTCTGCGAGCCTGACAAGGAAAGTGCCGAGGACGtagaggcgccgccgcctgcggcctccgccgcggccgaggTGAAGTCGAACGAGGACTCCCAGCCGTTGTCGGTCGTGACTTAcgagctcccgccgccgccaccggagaTTGTTGACCTTCCG GCGCATGACGTCGAGGAGTTGGAGTGGGTCTCCCGCATCATGGACGACTCGCTCTCcgagctgccgccgcagccgcagccttCCGCCGCGTTGGTGGCGTCCATGGCGGCGCGGCCCCCGCTggcgcagcagcggcgggcgcCGCTTGTGCACGACGGCGCGTACCGCGCGCtgccggcggcgcccggcccGCTGCGGACCCTGACCATCTGCGCGCTGTCAACGGAGGCGCTGGTGCCGGTCAAGGCGAAGCGCAGCAAGCGGACGCGGGGCCCGGGGTGGTCGCTCTCTGGCGCCTCGTTCTTGTCCGACTCGGCCTCGTCCTCGtcgaccaccaccacctcctcgtgCTCCTCGTCAGGTTCGTTCTCGCCGTTCGTCCTCCTGGACTCGGTCCCGTTTGGCGGGCTGGAGCTGGGCGAGGGCTACTACAACCACTtcctgccggcgccgccgtccaagAAGTCCAAGCACGCCGGCAGCAAGCACAAGCCCAAGAAGCGGGGGCGCAAGCCGAAGCATCTTCCCCCgaacccctccgccgccggtgcgGCGGCCCAGCAGCCGGCGCCGGGCGACCGCCGCTGCAGCCATTGCGGCGTGCAGAAGACCCCGCAGTGGCGCGCGGGGCCCGAGGGCGCCAAGACGCTGTGCAATGCGTGCGGCGTCCGCTACAAGTCCGGGCGGCTGCTCCCGGAGTACCGCCCGGCGTGCAGCCCCACGTTCGTGAGCGACATCCACTCCAACTCCCACCGCAAGGTGCTCGAGATGCGCCGCAAGAAggagccggccaccgccgccgcgccggccgtcgcGTCGTTCTAG